In Besnoitia besnoiti strain Bb-Ger1 chromosome I, whole genome shotgun sequence, the genomic window ttttctctcttcgccgcctggcTCTCTCCCCCTGTGACTCgtcccgctgtctcctccgcaatctgcggcgcgtgccgATCCCTGCAGCCTCCATTCGGTACACCGCCcaacgcagcggagaggTAACAATTGTCGCTTTCGCTCGAAGGCGAAACGCTGTCCTGCGTGAGAGACCCGAGTCGCGCATcgtcgcagcgcgaggcgggccgcgcagcgagcctTGCGCGCTGCCGTTGAGccacgacgcgcggcgcgacggcgaagtgcgcgcgcagggcgTGGAGGAGGCCGTCGCAGGACTCCGCCGCGTAGAGGTGCGGCGTGAACCAGCTGCAGAAAAACCGAGACGGGAgcgacgctgcgggcgcgagaagagaagacggcggGCGCCCACGCGCGTCTGGGCGCCAGGGATGCGCCAGACGAAgcgagggcgcagcagacgccaaAGAGGCACAcgacgcgacgccgagagacgaCGGGAGAGGGTGGCGCGAGTCGAgcaagacgacgacgccgtaGTCGTTGCTGCGACGAACAAGGATCCGCGCCACGAAGAAAAatgaaaagaaaaacagcaGGCAGACAGCGGCGCACACTCGCGGCAAACAGAGGGAGCCAGAAAACAGAAGGTTGGTTGCTTCTCGGGGTGTCTACAAAATGGTGTGTCGAGGGCCTCTGGGGCACGGTGTGGAAACTCAGGTCCTCAGCGGTGTGGGCTCGCAGAGCTTCGCCCGGAGAtcccgccgcagccagggCAAGACTGAACCAGAAAGAGTCGTTTGAGTTGCTGTCTCGACGTGGATACTTTTCTGCTTGAGTGCGTATGCCGGCGCACCCGCGTGTGAGTGTTTCTCCGGGACattttttcgcgtttcgcGCGAGAAAGCGGTGTCTTACATGTGTCGAATGCACCTTCCGATCGCCTGGTTGAGGGCGCGGTAGGCCTGCACGCTGTACCAGCGTCTGCCGTCCAGCcacgccgccggaggcgccgccctgTCCCCCTCCGTCTCTTTGGCGCCTTGCCTCCCCAGCGCCACCgccttcagcagctgcggccgcgcctcgcctcggtcttcctccttctcccccGGCTGCGCCAGGCtccaggaggcggcgcgccggcgcgcgtcgtcgcggaaTTCGGTCTTCGGCGACGGAGGGCGGctgggctcgcgcgccgccagcgccaccTCCGCAGACGAAAtcggcggcgggagggcgtcagccgccgcgcggaggcccgcagaaggcgccgaggaggaagacgagaggaggaggagctcaGGAGGGAActtgaggcgctgcagcgtgtCGTTGAACTTCATTTTGCTCTCGATTTTCGGGTCGCGGAATGCCGGGTAGGGGATCCCCACGCAAATCACCCCGCGACAGTAGGCGTCGTTGAAGGACAGCCCCTCGCTCATCTTCCCGCGATACACCGCGAACatcagcgcctcgcccttctcgtcCACGCTCTCGCAGAAGACCTctttcgcgtcgcgctcgccttctcgctcggcggaagaggcgacaacgccgcgcagcgagggcagcgtggcgaacgcgggcgcggcggatgAGAGCTCAGGCTGGGTACTGAGATCGTCTTCAGCGCCAAgttccgcggcgagcgcagaggcaggctgTGCGTCCTCTCGAGCGaggctccgcgacgccgcgagcccaagagaggcagaggacgcgtcgctgccctTCTCTACCAGCACcgtctgcttcagcagctCGAAGGCTTGCCAGACTGACTCCGCTGACCGAcgaggcgcgtcgtctcgcgaGTCTCGACTCTGGGatgcctccggcgcctcgcctcctcgcgacgCACAGTAGCGCCaggtctgccgccgcggggcgtccccgtcggcgccgcgggacgcgcggcgccgcctgcgcgagcgcgcggacgcgccgtcgcccttccacacgcgctgcgcgcggtgGAGGACGCTGAAGgaagggaagaagacgagcaCGCCGCCGGGAATCACACTCAGCAGTCGCGCGATGCACCAGCCGAGCTGCAACAGAAAAACCGGGCTCGACAGTTGCCGGTTGGTGCactccagcggcagcgcgtgcgcgacttgcgcggaggcgaacgaggGCGAGAAAGACGGCACAAACGTCCCAGAGGTAgcgccgagcggctgcgacgaagtcgagcccgaagcggcggaagaagacgagacagaggagacagaggagatgacggaagaagaggaagaagaagggaggCCAAGAAGGCCGGTGGCGGGCATCGTTCGAAGGCAGACGatcgcgagctgcgcaggcgagacgacATGGCCAGCGCGCACGGGGTTCGGGAGCAGCCGTCGGGTGAACGACGGTCCCAGCTCCGACCTGGAAtcgaaaaaaaacaaaaaaggGAAAAAATCAGCGCACCGTCCCAGCCAAAAAggcctcgcttcgcctctggAAAGCGACAAAGCAGACAGCTCAAAAAACAGAGATGAGAAAAGACGTCTGCGAACGCTTCTTGCCTCCATCTCGACGCGTGGACAAAGGCCTAGCAAGGCGTCGTCCCCGCAGAGTGGggccgcctgctgccttcgctgcgcgcgatCAGACATGGCAAAGGAATATGTGTCTCCCGCGGTTTTCTTCCGTGCGAAAGCAAAACTCTCCGAAGACAGGTCATCCTGCCCTGCGCAcagtcgccgcgctcggAAGCATCTGACCGTTCTGCTACAAACATGTCACGCGGTTCGTGACATACTCCAAGAAAAATGCGGCCCCAGTGTTCGCTCGCGTGCACCTGAGAGTGGACTCCAGGCGCCCACAAAAAGAGGAGGGGATCTGATACATCGATTTCGGTGTCCTGTCAGAACTAGATTCCGTCACTCACATGAGAGACTCGATGGGTTCCAGAGTGCctgaggcgacgacgacagtTCGCGCCTGACGGCTGATTCTCTCGAAGGTgaccgcgggcgccagcagcCACAGGTGAAGCGAGACACGATCCAACGAGATCGGCGAGCTGTTCGCTTGACTCAGAGACACATCCGcctcgagctcgcggcgcgctctctcctcttcgccgtcggccgccgccgcgagcggcagacgcagaagggcCTCGACTTCCTCGATGCGCATCtcagaggagaggcagacgcagtaGCAGTTGGGGTGCGCGGTCAGCGCGGAGAAGGTATCGATCAgcttctccagcgcgcgcatctcgcggctgtctcccCAGTTCGCCTGCTCCCGGCTTATATTCGAGTCCTGCGAGGGGTCGGCaagaagcagcaggcggcgaacTTCTTCCAGCGACGCCTTCACGCGCTGGCcaaaggcggcggcgtccgcgcgcgcgacgcccaTCTCGAGCAAGAAGTCGAGGCTGCCGTCCAGCGAGGGGGTCGTCGGGCGtgcagccggcgcgggccCGACGACCCCctcagacgcgcgagaagaagtcGCTGCCGACGGGCGGAACGCCGGCGTCCCCGCTGgtccgcgagggcgagaggcaggcagaaccgcggcggaaaaggccggcgcctgcgatgGACGCTGAGATGCCGGCTGCGATCCAGGCTGCGGTGGAggccacgcaggcgctgacgcagccgaccgcggcgccgcgagttcTTGTTCTCTCCGTTCGCCTTCCCACCTGCGCAGCGTGACGCTCATGAGTTCCTTTTCGTGTCCgctgtgcggcgcctcggcgaccACTTTCTGTCGGCGCCCTTGCCAGAGTCGCTGGgctcccgcctcctcgccccgcTGGGTCGTTCCCCGCTGgcaccgcctcctccagtcgagttcggcgcgcagctccgcggcgaACCCTCGCACGTTTTTGGCCAGCTCGCGGCGATTCTGTGTCGCCTTCACCCCGACTTGCAACAGGCGGTGCAGGAAGTtcagcagcgccggcagcgcctgcgagaccagctgccgcttcgcctcctcctccgtaTCCGTCGCCGCAAACGCAACCCCAGCCCCCCctggagacgccggcgaggcggcggagaccggctGCAGGCGTGACAGCGCATCCGAAGGCGCCTCGTcccctccagcgccgcccacGAACGCGGCAGGAGGGTCGAAGTTGGCGCCGAGGAGCTTCTTCATGTGCAGGCGGATGTTGCCTACCCAGTCCATCAGCGAAAgaaggagggagagcggCACGTCGaggctgcctgcgtcgcggcagATCGACTCGACGTTGTGACCCTCGTCCAGGATGATAACCGAGTCTGaaagacacgcagacgccgcggagagtcTTGAGGCCAAAGTTGCCCTTACCATGCGTCTTCCatccgccttctccttcctcccccctccctccgctccccccccccccctctccacCTCTATTTCCGGTCGGCAGTGTCTGGACTCTCAGCGGctgcgtgtatatatatagtataTATTTTTTGATAGACAGTATGATCTCGTTTGATTATTATTGTTCGTGCACAAGGCAGGTTTTAAGAAAAAAACcacctcgagacatgtgaaATAAGGTAGACAAGACGACGAAAGAAGcatttttccttttcttctgctcagcgctctgcgctctgcctgtcgcttcgccctcgagccCGCCCCTGGCGTTTCCGCGTCCGCTTGgtctcgcggtcgccggcagAGTCGGTTTCGCGTCCTTTCTGCGCTACCCTGACAAGGTGAGCACCCTGTCTGCGACTAAAAAGAGGgaaggaagcgcgcgacgTCAGCGAGTGAGACGACCGCAGCGGCTGTTtggtctcctctcgcgtggTCCCGCTGGGCGCAGCTCGAGGGGCCCCACGCGGCCGTGCCTTgaggcgcctcagcctcctcgccgcccccgtCTCTACAGTTCTTTCTGGCTTTCGAGAGGTCTCACCTTTGAGCAGATCGCTGAGCTTCGAGCTGACAGACACCGCGGGATCTAACACGTAGTTATACGGGCAGACGACAAGGTCAGCCATGGGAAGCAGCGCAAGCGTCGCGTGGTAGGGGCACGCGCCCACGAGAGAAAAGTGAGACacctcgctcgccgtctctccggaggcggcgggcatGCATAAGCGGGCGGAGCCGGAGGGGCAGAAGGAAGTCAGCGCGAACTTGGCGAGTTCTTCAATGTCCATCGCGCCGCGTGATGACGCCTCGTcatcctcctcttctcccccgGTCTGCCCTTCGCTGCAGGGCCCCCCAGAAGGCCCCGCCCAAGCCCCGTCTCTGCTGTCGGctcctgcgctcgcctcgggGCCTCCGTTGACGCTATGAGAAACTGTCTCTTCTCTAAGCGGATTCGCGGCCTGCTCCCGCGCCGAGTCTGCTGCTGTCCGCCGCCCAGTTTCTCGTGTCTGTGCCGTcatcgccctcgcctcgccctcgccttcgccctcgctctcgtgcgcccaccgcgcgagcgactccACGTCCTGTCGCTGCCTGAGCTTcgtgtctgccgccgcctctccctcgcggcgcgcagcgacgcctgtCAGCTCGCCTcgttcgctgcgcgcgttgTCCCAGCAGACTTCGAGTGGCGGTCTGCCTCTGGCGAACAGCTGctcggcgaagcgccgctccCCAAGGCGCACGTAGAAGGGGCACAGCCACCCCCCCGGTTTGTCAAGGGGgtcccgccgccttctcccgcggctcgcgccttcgccgctcaTCCCCTGCGgccctgcctctgcgccgcgcggccgcgggcgcactGCCCACCGCCacgcgccgtcctctgcgtccgcgccttcgcagccgtgcccgccgtctccttcgcgccctcccgccgccgccgcgcgggcttctgcgccttcttccgccccGTCACCGCGCGCAGCACTCTCTGGTCGCTtgtccgcgccgctcgcgaagcggcggcgaacgtcgcagctggcgcaggcgaaggcgaggagtcTGCGCAGGAGGAACGCGAACCCGTCGCTGCTTGACTtgtcgcgcagccgccccgcgcgccgccgccacgtgtcgacgcgcgtcgcggacTGGCGACACTCGTCGTCCTCAAGtagccgcgcgggcgccgccggcgagggcgacgaggagtcacggagagacgcaggcgcggcggacgccccacggcgcgccggcgcagaagggATCAGCAGAAGTTGTCGCAAAAACTGGTCTACAGTCCTGCGATTCGATCGCGTCCATCCCTCCGTTcgcccggcgcccgcgtcctcggGGAACCTCCACACTTCTTCCTGCGACACCTCGACCGAAGAGGAAAGCGCATCGAA contains:
- a CDS encoding hypothetical protein (encoded by transcript BESB_009730), with protein sequence MDAHAPPSADPTLSSPFPLDLESEGNPLPFAAAASRAALLLDSVWLPSSIDLLAARLKQLNIQADSQAFLSSPPPPPPTPPPAPASPSSPRSTAAFFPSSAGDGQQGAGLSQAPAALPPRSGEETRRAAGERHELLSGWAASPDRRRLPFPPPQTSGAKGERVKAEEGTPNSLRRGANDCGRGGEETRVSRPPFEDFNSRQTTKREGLRVKPECRGEGCTSRGARGCARAKGETGAPPSSCGPPSQRTHGAWRDGGAGEKSSVRRGCEGESENPERAWFPRGVTLPKLKTTHVRARENVRGVEVLLHYEQPLESQKEVMEAVIEACQTRSHVIVESPTGTGKTAALLCAALAWQREAQVEARSRNVGRIIYCTRTQKQASQVLSELKKSPYRPAAVQLASRAHMCPYMNRSLRAFALLALEANAALFSDLPTRAGCAESRASGRSASPEGARGAWRPRREEGRLKRQKTLAGVVTPPFADALEEPAEEENEVEDACDFNESDIVIETELQAEAEGGGEAASAEDTQAMRHRRTAPAPSHSTEGFKNEAKGWTVSGRRARGGQLQQAPTSASSLPPQSASAPSDASPWSASGWLSAPLRKERKTTQCTLDFFLCKSKATAEPERRGQEEAGGRQKQKTGGVFDALSSSVEVSQEEVWRFPEDAGAGRTEGWTRSNRRTVDQFLRQLLLIPSAPARRGASAAPASLRDSSSPSPAAPARLLEDDECRQSATRVDTWRRRAGRLRDKSSSDGFAFLLRRLLAFACASCDVRRRFASGADKRPESAARGDGAEEGAEARAAAAGGREGDGGHGCEGADAEDGAWRWAVRPRPRGAEAGPQGMSGEGASRGRRRRDPLDKPGGWLCPFYVRLGERRFAEQLFARGRPPLEVCWDNARSERGELTGVAARREGEAAADTKLRQRQDVESLARWAHESEGEGEGEARAMTAQTRETGRRTAADSAREQAANPLREETVSHSVNGGPEASAGADSRDGAWAGPSGGPCSEGQTGGEEEDDEASSRGAMDIEELAKFALTSFCPSGSARLCMPAASGETASEVSHFSLVGACPYHATLALLPMADLVVCPYNYVLDPAVSVSSKLSDLLKDSVIILDEGHNVESICRDAGSLDVPLSLLLSLMDWVGNIRLHMKKLLGANFDPPAAFVGGAGGDEAPSDALSRLQPVSAASPASPGGAGVAFAATDTEEEAKRQLVSQALPALLNFLHRLLQVGVKATQNRRELAKNVRGFAAELRAELDWRRRCQRGTTQRGEEAGAQRLWQGRRQKVVAEAPHSGHEKELMSVTLRRWEGERREQELAAPRSAASAPAWPPPQPGSQPASQRPSQAPAFSAAVLPASRPRGPAGTPAFRPSAATSSRASEGVVGPAPAARPTTPSLDGSLDFLLEMGVARADAAAFGQRVKASLEEVRRLLLLADPSQDSNISREQANWGDSREMRALEKLIDTFSALTAHPNCYCVCLSSEMRIEEVEALLRLPLAAAADGEEERARRELEADVSLSQANSSPISLDRVSLHLWLLAPAVTFERISRQARTVVVASGTLEPIESLMSELGPSFTRRLLPNPVRAGHVVSPAQLAIVCLRTMPATGLLGLPSSSSSSVISSVSSVSSSSAASGSTSSQPLGATSGTFVPSFSPSFASAQVAHALPLECTNRQLSSPVFLLQLGWCIARLLSVIPGGVLVFFPSFSVLHRAQRVWKGDGASARSRRRRRASRGADGDAPRRQTWRYCASRGGEAPEASQSRDSRDDAPRRSAESVWQAFELLKQTVLVEKGSDASSASLGLAASRSLAREDAQPASALAAELGAEDDLSTQPELSSAAPAFATLPSLRGVVASSAEREGERDAKEVFCESVDEKGEALMFAVYRGKMSEGLSFNDAYCRGVICVGIPYPAFRDPKIESKMKFNDTLQRLKFPPELLLLSSSSSAPSAGLRAAADALPPPISSAEVALAAREPSRPPSPKTEFRDDARRRAASWSLAQPGEKEEDRGEARPQLLKAVALGRQGAKETEGDRAAPPAAWLDGRRWYSVQAYRALNQAIGRCIRHINDYGVVVLLDSRHPLPSSLGVASCASLASAAPSLRLAHPWRPDARGRPPSSLLAPAASLPSRFFCSWFTPHLYAAESCDGLLHALRAHFAVAPRVVAQRQRARLAARPASRCDDARLGSLTQDSVSPSSESDNCYLSAALGGVPNGGCRDRHAPQIAEETAGRVTGGESQAAKRENASGARDNGGLPHGTNRSELNVLAPRSEHQEGEDGERIAWGAGADASGREKNQNEESEQKPPAAASRLAMNEALDRGRASHRLEAPKIHEDGGTWLSQPLAQALHSEAEEKAAGREETRREAERRRGVKEEEMTPPKEKENLAPSAKKSAWLREREDQEDLEDILAAF